In Paramicrobacterium humi, the genomic stretch CGTCATGCTGCACTACTGGCTGCCGAGCTGGATCTGATTCGGCACCGCGCGCGAAGCGGGGCTAGCCTTTCACAGGGCCCGAATCGGCCCGAGAGTGAGGAGAACACGTGAGCGCACTGTCGGTGAAGACCACAATCTCGGTCCTTCCCGGCGTCGCCGCCGCGGGTGCGGCCGCCCTCGTCGCGTGGGGCGTCTCGACCGGACTCCCGACGCTTCCCCTGCTCACCGTGTGCGTCGTGCTCGGCATCGTCTTCGCGCAGCTTCCCGGCATGGGAACGCTGCTGCGCGGCATCCTCGCTCCCGGTCTCGCGTTCTCGTCGAAGAAGCTCATGCGCGCGGGCGTCGTTCTTCTCGGGCTGAAGCTGAGCCTCGTCGACATCGCGGGGCTGGGCTGGGCGACCCTGCTCACGACCATCGCGATCGTGCTCATCACCTTCGCCGGGACCTACGGGCTCGGCCGGCTCTTGAAGCTGCCCGGGCATGAGCCGCTGCTCATGGCAACGGGTTTCTCGATCTGCGGCGCGAGCGCGATCGGCGCGATGTCCGGAGTGGTGAACGCCAAGCGCAAGGACCAGGCGCACCCCGTCGCTCTCGTCACGCTGTGCGGCACGCTCGCGATCTTCGTGCTTCCCGCCCTGTGGGAGCCGCTCGGTCTGACGGATCTGCAGTTCGGGCACTGGGTCGGCGCCGGCGTGCACGATGTGGGCCAGGTCGTCGCGACGGCTCAGATCGCCGGCGGCTCTGCCCTCGCCGTCGCCCTCGTCGTGAAGCTCACGCGTGTTCTGATGCTCGCGCCGATCGTCGCGGTCGCCGGCGTGGTCGAGCGGCGCCGCAACGTCGCCGTCACTGACGCGAAGCGCCCGCCGATCGTCCCCCTGTTCGTCGCCGGCTTCATCGTCGCGATCCTCGTGCGTTCGTTCGTTCCGCTTCCCGAGGCCGTGCTGAACGGCGCGGACATCGTGCAGACGGCGCTGCTCGCGATGGCGCTGTTCGGGCTCGGCTCCGCCGTCGACATCAAGCGGCTGCTCACGGCGGGCTGGCGGGCGCTCGTGGTCGGGCTGCTGTCGTGGGTGCTCATCGCCGCGCTCGCGCTCGGCGCCGTTCAGCTCAGCTGAGCCTCGCCCTCCGCACACGCGTCTCGAACAATTTCTGCACAACGTCCCGACACGCCGCTGCGCAGCCGCAACACGCCGCCCGCGTTCCGGTTTTGCAGAAATTAGCCGCGTCGGTCTGTCGATCGCACATCGAGAAACGCGGCAGCCCGGTCGAACACCTCGTCGGGAACCTCATCGACGAGAAAGTGTCCGGCTCGCGGCACGATCTCGTGACGGAGTTCGCGGACTTCTGCTGAAGTGCGACGCATGCGAAGCAACGCCGCTGCCGGGTCGCGCCCGCCCATGAGAACCAGCGTCGGAACCTCAAGCCTCGTCGGGCGGCGCCGCCCCGTCATGAGGCCGACAAGGGACGGCATGATCGTGTGCCGATACAGCAGCGAGAGCGCGTGCGCCCGCGCGGGATTCCGCAGCAGCCGCCGGTAGATCTCCGAGTTCGGCACCTCGCCGCCCGCCGACGCGAGCATCGGCCTCAGCACGAGCTGGCGCCCGCGGGACACGAACCGCTCCCCCACAACCGGAAGCGGCACGAGGGGCATGAACCATCCCGAGCGCATGAGCGCCATCGCGCGTGCGTCGACGCGCACGAACGGATCGGGCGCGCTCAGCGCCACGAGCGCCGACACCCGGTCGGGATGTCTGATTGCGATGTCGAAGGAGACGAGGGCGCTCCAGTCGTGGGCGATGATCGCGGTGCGGCGAATGCCGAGGGCATCGAGCAGGTCGAGGACGTCGGCGGCGAGGCGGCCCCGGTCGTAACCGCGCCGAGGCGCGTCGGACCAGCCGGCGCCGCGCAGGTCGGGGCAGATCACGTGGTGCGTAGCTGCGAATCGCGGCAGCAGCTCTCGCCACTCGAGATGGTTCTGGGG encodes the following:
- a CDS encoding alpha/beta fold hydrolase, translated to MDANDGVAAPALAGTAARTVEVEGGRVRLNVLEAGSGTPLLLLHGAPQNHLEWRELLPRFAATHHVICPDLRGAGWSDAPRRGYDRGRLAADVLDLLDALGIRRTAIIAHDWSALVSFDIAIRHPDRVSALVALSAPDPFVRVDARAMALMRSGWFMPLVPLPVVGERFVSRGRQLVLRPMLASAGGEVPNSEIYRRLLRNPARAHALSLLYRHTIMPSLVGLMTGRRRPTRLEVPTLVLMGGRDPAAALLRMRRTSAEVRELRHEIVPRAGHFLVDEVPDEVFDRAAAFLDVRSTDRRG
- a CDS encoding YeiH family protein, encoding MSALSVKTTISVLPGVAAAGAAALVAWGVSTGLPTLPLLTVCVVLGIVFAQLPGMGTLLRGILAPGLAFSSKKLMRAGVVLLGLKLSLVDIAGLGWATLLTTIAIVLITFAGTYGLGRLLKLPGHEPLLMATGFSICGASAIGAMSGVVNAKRKDQAHPVALVTLCGTLAIFVLPALWEPLGLTDLQFGHWVGAGVHDVGQVVATAQIAGGSALAVALVVKLTRVLMLAPIVAVAGVVERRRNVAVTDAKRPPIVPLFVAGFIVAILVRSFVPLPEAVLNGADIVQTALLAMALFGLGSAVDIKRLLTAGWRALVVGLLSWVLIAALALGAVQLS